Genomic window (bacterium):
CAAGGGAAGAACCGGGAGAACATAATGCTATCATAGGGGTTGAAAATATAAAAAAAGCTATTGTTATAGACCAATCCCCTATAGGTAGAACTCCAAGATCAAACCCTGCAACTTACACTAATGCTTTTACCTTTATAAGACAACTTTTTGCTAATACAGAAGAGTCTCGTATAAGAGGGTATAAACAAGGTCGGTTTAGTTTTAATGTAAAAGGAGGTCGGTGCGAGGCTTGCACAGGAGACGGAATCAAAAAGATAGAGATGCATTTTTTACCTGATGTATATGTCCCCTGTGATGTATGTAAAGGAAAAAGATATAACAGAGAAACCCTTGAGATTACCTATAAAGGAAAAAATATAACAGAAGTGCTTGAAATGAAAATAGAAGATGCGCTAAGTTTCTTTAAATCTTCATCCTCTATAAAAGCAAAACTTCAAACCCTCTACGATGTTGGTCTTGGATATATTGAACTTGGGCAACCAGCAACAACTCTTTCAGGCGGAGAAGCCCAGAGGGTAAAACTTGCAACAGAACTTTCAAAAAAAGGTAACGAACAAACATTATATATCCTTGACGAACCAACCGTTGGGCTACATTCTGCAGATATAGCAAAACTTCTTAATGTGTTGAATAACCTTGTAGATACAGGTTCAACAGTTCTTGTGATAGAACATAATCTTGAAGTAATAAAATCTGCCGATTATATAATAGATTTAGGTCCTGACGGAGGCGACAAAGGTGGCAAAATTGTAGCAAAAGGAACCCCACAAAAAGTTGCTTCCTACAAAAAATCTCATACAGGAGGTTTTTTAAAAGAAATCTTAAAAAAATAGTATTACCTACCTTTGTTGGAACGTCTTTCTTACTTCACAATTCCTGAAAACCTTATTAAACTTGACAAAAATGAATTTTTAATGTATATTCATTGTAGATACAAAAAGGGAGGCGATAATATGAAAACCAATATAAAGAAATGGGGCAACAGTCTTTCAGTACGCATCCCCAAAATTATTGCCGATGAAATTGGCCTAAAAGAAAATTCTACTGTTGATATAATAATTAAAAAAAGAAAACTCGTTATTTCACCGGTAGAAAAGCCGAAAAAGACTCTCAATCAGCTTCTATCTAAAGTGAAGAAGAACAATCTGCACACTGAAATTGATATTGGCAAACCAGTGGGAGGTGAAATTTGGTAAGTTCCAAGCCATATATACCTGAGCGAGGCGATATCGTTTCCATAACGCTAACTCCTCAGGTCGGAAATGAACAAACAGGACGACGTCCTGCTGTTGTCATTTCTCCATCAGACTACAATAGCAAAGTTGGTCTTGCTATCTTCTGCCCGATTACAAGTCAGATTAAAGGGTATCCTTTTGAGGTGTTACTCCCAAAAAATATATGTGTAGAGGGAGTTGTTCTGTCCGACCAGATAAAAAGTCTGGATTGGCGGAGTAGAAGCGCTAAATTTATATGCACTCTGCCGGCTGAAACAATCAACGAAATACTACAAAAAATCTATCTGCTCTTATTTGAATAAAACCTTGTTATCCGTTATTAAAAATGGGAAAACCCTGAAGGTTCTATTTTAACAACCTCGTCTTGATAAACCCCTTCAAATTTTCTTTCTTCTGTAATCACACCTACACAAGTAACAATAGTATTACCTATTTTTGCTGGAACATCTTTCTTGCAGGAAGATGGAACTGTAAAAAGAAGTT
Coding sequences:
- the mazF gene encoding endoribonuclease MazF, whose protein sequence is MVSSKPYIPERGDIVSITLTPQVGNEQTGRRPAVVISPSDYNSKVGLAIFCPITSQIKGYPFEVLLPKNICVEGVVLSDQIKSLDWRSRSAKFICTLPAETINEILQKIYLLLFE
- a CDS encoding AbrB/MazE/SpoVT family DNA-binding domain-containing protein; the protein is MKTNIKKWGNSLSVRIPKIIADEIGLKENSTVDIIIKKRKLVISPVEKPKKTLNQLLSKVKKNNLHTEIDIGKPVGGEIW